CAGTTTGTTCACATATGGATGCAAAGGCATCAATTTTCGGATCGTAGGATATGGCAACGAAAGGCGTACAGGTAATCGATGAAAAGATAAGCGAGTGCAATCTCATGCCAATTAATACACGTGATTGCCCGATAATCGAAATCTTTTCCTCTATGCTTGAATCGTGTGGAGCTATCCAGCTTTTCTCTGTCATCAATTCAGCAGTTTCCTTCGATGCCCGTTCATCGTATTTGCCATGCATTGGAACAAAGACAATTTCGTAGCCGTCACAGACTAGTTGATCTAGACAACTTGCCATTTTTTCCTTATACGGTATAGCGGTTGGCCAGTTCCGTACACTAACCGCGATTATAGGGTTACTAATTTGCTGTTGTTCGACCCAGCTGTTGGTAAATTTACTGCTATCGAGGCCGATTACTGGATCTGGTACAATACTGGTGGACTTATTTATACCAATATCCGTTAACAGGTTTTTCGAATTACTATCTCTTACGGTAATTTGGTCAACGTTATTAAGTGTCCTTTTTACAATCCATTTGTTTAATCTGCTTCTAATCGGTCCCATGCCCTGCGCATAAATGAAAACAGGTTTTTGGTACCACTGGGCAATTTTTATTATTCCGGTGTAATATGGTATTGACTTAATCCCGGTTTGATCCTGTAACAGGCTGCCACCACCACTAACCAGGCCGTCTGCTTTTTTCATAACACGGCTGATTTCTTTAAAATTCCATCGACTAACGGCATTGACATGGTATGTTTCCATGGTTGATCCAGGGTTGTGTGAAAGCACGGTAATGTCAACGCTTCGTTCAACTTTTCTCATGGCTTGAATAATAGAATACAGAATAGCTTCATCTCCTACATTATCAAAGCCATAATAACCGGACAACACGATGTGCATCAGGACCACCTCGCATGAATTGTTTTGGTAATGTAACGAAAACAGATTTTAACTAGATAAATCAGAAAGATACCAAGGATATAACCTATTACAATGCTATAGGCAGTCCGTAACAACGAAATATGTAACGGAATATGGAAGTGGGTGAAGGTATTCATAATTGATAAAAACCCAATCACACCGAGGATAAGCAGGAATTTACCCCACTTTTTATTAACCCCCATGGTGTACAAAGCTAAAATATATAGCGGGAAACCGATTAAAAACTCCTTGGTTCTGGGCCTTACGTATAAATACTCCTCTAATTTATGCCGGATCAGTAATTCAATTTCACTGACCGAACCGGCATTACCTGTACGGCTAATGTAATAAAAGATGACAAATCCAATAATCATAAGACTGATGATATGCCAATACTTCACTGGTGATCTCAAGACGGTAATAACTTCCTTAGCATTCATGAAACCAAATCTTTTACTGAACAAAATATAAAGAGCCAGGAACAGAATAGGGATGACATACACGAGCTTTACGCCCCTGAATAATTCGAATCCAGTAATAAATGCGTTGCCATTCAATAGTCCTGTTACGATTGCAATCCCGGCAAAGCTTATTCCGATAGCTCTTAAATACCGGAACGTAATATTTCGAATAGTGGTGGTTCCGTCACTGGATGAAATCACAGCATAAATCGGTGTGATGATAGCGATAATCAAGGCAAAAGCCTTTATTACAATTAGATTATGTATAGCAAAGGAAGCTAGTGCCAATAAAAACATAAATATTGGTGCTGCCAACCTTATTTTTTTATTTTCGATAATGCTCGCAGCCAGATAAGTGAACAAGATACCCGCTAACAAAACAGCTGCCTTTATCCAAAGGGGCGTATAAACTTCCCTGAAAGGTTCTGGAGATCCAGCGTTGAAAGACCCAGGCATATTTTCGGTTACTGCATCCAAAAAGCCCGTAGCCGCTGCCAAACTTTCAACAGGTTCTTCGTTTGGAAAGTGAAAAAAGATGGACCTGATATTCCGTTCTTTTATAGCACGCACAGCTCTGTCAACACTTTCCTCGGCAGATTCGGTCCCAAGGCGCATACTGTGGAGCCGGATGAAATCGTAATTTGTTTCTTTTGCAATTGATGGCAAGCCCATTTGGTTAGCGAATTCAATGCTATAAAACTGATAGCCAACTTCGTTAAGTTGATTCGCCCAGGTCTTGGCATTTTGAAGGTCAGGATAGCCAATTACTTCCTGCCCTGAAAACAATATGTTCGGTGCATCTTCACTTTTCAGATTGATTAATTGTTCCATTGTATGCTCGTTCCTAGCACTATTTGTAACAACGCCGTCTTTTGTTTCATTCACATTTTCCACTCGCAAAATGTAGTTGAGATCATGTTTCTTTACTAGTTTAATAGCTTCTTTGTTGTATCCCATATTGGCATGACGTAAAGTGCCATCTTCATCCGGAATAAAATATAAAGACTGATTATTTATCGTTACTTCTATCGGATCGAAGCTTTTTTTAATTTGCTTTATGTAAGTAGAATTTTTCGGTACGGTAATGTAAAACCCATCTTGTTTCTGTTGATAATCATCATCTTTAATATTGCTGAATTTCAACATTTTCTCCAATTCTTCCTGACCGTAAATTTCTACGATATCTTGTTTGTCCCACTGATCCAAGGTGACAGGGGATAAACTTACCGTATTTAAGCCAGCTTGCTTTAATGAAGAAAGTGCTTTATTCATCGAAATAGGGCTATCTATTGTTAAATTATAGATTTCCTGATAGGGGGTGGATAGCTCATATGTATTATTTTCAAATTCGGTTTTCCATCTGTCATATAAACCAGGTACCGAAATAAGCAATAGAACGATTGTCATAACCCAAAGCCAACTGCGCTTAATCAAGTCTATCAATCCTTTCTGTGTCAATTACTTACTTGGAGCGAATTCCTCTAATTGTATGTTTGTTTATTACTCTCATCAAATATAACTGGATAAAATAGAATCCAGTTCCGAAAAGTATGGCGATAACCGCGTAAGCCAATGCCTGAAGCCTTGACCAATCCGTAAAGTTGATAAACAGAGTAGGTATTCCGATAATCGCTGCCATGGTTAATGATGAAAAAACAATCTTGCCTGTTTCGATCGTTACAATTTTAGAAGTCAGCTGTTTAGAAATATAATAGGAATTGATAACGAACAAGATAATGTAAACTACTAAGGTCGATAGTGCTGCTCCCATCAATCCGAATAAATCAATGAGGTAGATATTCGCAATAGTTTTTAACACAACCCCAACTACAATAACCATTGCTGCTTGTTTAGCCAGATTCATTCCCTGTAATATCCCTGTCCCTAATACAACTAAAGATGTAAACACAGAACTTAAGCCTAAAATTGCAAGTGTTGAGCTACCCGCTGTATTCGTAAATAAGGCTAAATTTAATGGTAACGTTAAAGCTAAAAGTCCAAGCGCGGCCGGCCAGGAGGTCAGATGCGTTATTCTGTGCGTCTTTTCAATGATGGCGCGAGTTTCATCGTGTTCCTTCGCTGTTAATTTCGTTGTAATCAATGGAATTAACGGAAGGACGATGGAGGTAGCAAGTACTGTTGCAATTTGTACTAACGAAAGCCCGCGTCCATATATTCCATATAAATAGGTGATATCACTTGTTTTGATTCCGGCTGATTCAAGGCTATAGGGGATCGTGATGGAATCAACAAAGTTCAGCAATGCCATTGTAATTGTACCAATGGCAATGGGAATGGAGACTTTTAATATATTTATACTCCAGATGGAAAATGTCCGATAGGAATAAGTTCCACCTGAAGATAGTTTGAAAGGAGATCGAACATAGGTAATTCGTAAATAAAGAAGTGAGAACAGTGCTCCGATAATAGATCCTGCCATAACGCCGCCAGCTATAATGTCATCAGAGTAGCCTTGATTTACTAAATAATAGGCAACGAAAAGTATCAGTCCGACCCTGATAAATTGCTCAATAACTTGCGAAACCGCTGTTGGCCGCATGTCTTCAAATCCTTGAAAAAAACCCCGATACACTGCCATATAGGGAGCTACTAATAAAGTAGCGGCAACCACGATAAGAGCAAGCCGCGTGTTAGGTCCACCTAACGCAGTAGCAATTGATGAAGAAAAACTGTAGATTAATGTAAAGCTAATAATTCCAAATAAAATAGCCAAAATGCTGGCGGTGAAATATATTTGCCTAATATGTTCAGATTCATTTTTTGCTCTGGCCTCAGCAATAAGCTTAGAGATGGCAATAGGTATGCCTGCTACAGATAAGATTAAAGCTACCATATAGACTGGGTACACTATACTAAATATACCGAGTACCTCATCTCCAGCAATATTCTGAAGCGGGATGCGAAACACGCTTCCTAAAACTTTGGATAGTAAGGTAGCGGCAGATAATATCAAAGTACTTTTGACGAATGATGACCTGCTCATGAAGATCCCTTTACTTTCCGTTTAATAATTTGAATAGCGAACCGAGGGAGTGCCATCGCGCGTTTCCATCTGCTCGGCTGTTTGGCTATTCTATACAACCACTCCAAATTTAATTTCTGCCAAATAACCGGTGCGCGCGGGACAGTCCCAGCAATCGCATCAAGGCTGCCACCAACTCCAATGAACAAGCCTCGGTCAAATCCAGACAGATTTTCCGAAATCCATTTTTCCTGTCTTGGAACACCTAATGCCACAAATGTAATGTCTGGTTTCACATCCGCTATTCGCTCTGCAATATCGTTGTTGTGCCAATCAAAATACCCGTCATGGGAACCAACTATCTTAATTCCAGGATAATCATTGGCAATCCTATTCTCTGCCATTTGTAGTGTTTCTTTTTTCGCACCAAGCAGGAAGATTTTGTATTGCTTTTCATTGGCTTTTCCTAATAAGCCAATCATCGTGTCATACCCTGTTACCCGTCCGGGCAATGGCT
This Virgibacillus phasianinus DNA region includes the following protein-coding sequences:
- the csaB gene encoding polysaccharide pyruvyl transferase CsaB yields the protein MHIVLSGYYGFDNVGDEAILYSIIQAMRKVERSVDITVLSHNPGSTMETYHVNAVSRWNFKEISRVMKKADGLVSGGGSLLQDQTGIKSIPYYTGIIKIAQWYQKPVFIYAQGMGPIRSRLNKWIVKRTLNNVDQITVRDSNSKNLLTDIGINKSTSIVPDPVIGLDSSKFTNSWVEQQQISNPIIAVSVRNWPTAIPYKEKMASCLDQLVCDGYEIVFVPMHGKYDERASKETAELMTEKSWIAPHDSSIEEKISIIGQSRVLIGMRLHSLIFSSITCTPFVAISYDPKIDAFASICEQTVAGHVKKDDWDDIMLLYHVNQALATGGEQQRIFEAKVKKNQLAALDTPRLALQLFSTGVPHVSGDIGVRVK
- a CDS encoding DUF5693 family protein — translated: MIKRSWLWVMTIVLLLISVPGLYDRWKTEFENNTYELSTPYQEIYNLTIDSPISMNKALSSLKQAGLNTVSLSPVTLDQWDKQDIVEIYGQEELEKMLKFSNIKDDDYQQKQDGFYITVPKNSTYIKQIKKSFDPIEVTINNQSLYFIPDEDGTLRHANMGYNKEAIKLVKKHDLNYILRVENVNETKDGVVTNSARNEHTMEQLINLKSEDAPNILFSGQEVIGYPDLQNAKTWANQLNEVGYQFYSIEFANQMGLPSIAKETNYDFIRLHSMRLGTESAEESVDRAVRAIKERNIRSIFFHFPNEEPVESLAAATGFLDAVTENMPGSFNAGSPEPFREVYTPLWIKAAVLLAGILFTYLAASIIENKKIRLAAPIFMFLLALASFAIHNLIVIKAFALIIAIITPIYAVISSSDGTTTIRNITFRYLRAIGISFAGIAIVTGLLNGNAFITGFELFRGVKLVYVIPILFLALYILFSKRFGFMNAKEVITVLRSPVKYWHIISLMIIGFVIFYYISRTGNAGSVSEIELLIRHKLEEYLYVRPRTKEFLIGFPLYILALYTMGVNKKWGKFLLILGVIGFLSIMNTFTHFHIPLHISLLRTAYSIVIGYILGIFLIYLVKICFRYITKTIHARWS
- a CDS encoding putative polysaccharide biosynthesis protein, with translation MSRSSFVKSTLILSAATLLSKVLGSVFRIPLQNIAGDEVLGIFSIVYPVYMVALILSVAGIPIAISKLIAEARAKNESEHIRQIYFTASILAILFGIISFTLIYSFSSSIATALGGPNTRLALIVVAATLLVAPYMAVYRGFFQGFEDMRPTAVSQVIEQFIRVGLILFVAYYLVNQGYSDDIIAGGVMAGSIIGALFSLLYLRITYVRSPFKLSSGGTYSYRTFSIWSINILKVSIPIAIGTITMALLNFVDSITIPYSLESAGIKTSDITYLYGIYGRGLSLVQIATVLATSIVLPLIPLITTKLTAKEHDETRAIIEKTHRITHLTSWPAALGLLALTLPLNLALFTNTAGSSTLAILGLSSVFTSLVVLGTGILQGMNLAKQAAMVIVVGVVLKTIANIYLIDLFGLMGAALSTLVVYIILFVINSYYISKQLTSKIVTIETGKIVFSSLTMAAIIGIPTLFINFTDWSRLQALAYAVIAILFGTGFYFIQLYLMRVINKHTIRGIRSK
- a CDS encoding WecB/TagA/CpsF family glycosyltransferase, which codes for MNQVTIMGVPFIHTDQKSFISLLDNRIQLHEKTFVVTANPEVVMMANEDMAFMDLIHQATYITADGIGIVKAAQLLNKPLPGRVTGYDTMIGLLGKANEKQYKIFLLGAKKETLQMAENRIANDYPGIKIVGSHDGYFDWHNNDIAERIADVKPDITFVALGVPRQEKWISENLSGFDRGLFIGVGGSLDAIAGTVPRAPVIWQKLNLEWLYRIAKQPSRWKRAMALPRFAIQIIKRKVKGSS